The Falco rusticolus isolate bFalRus1 chromosome 5, bFalRus1.pri, whole genome shotgun sequence genome has a segment encoding these proteins:
- the LMOD2 gene encoding leiomodin-2: MSTFGYRRELSKYEDIDEDELLASLTEEELKELERELEDIEPDRNLPVGQRQKSLTEKTPTGTFSREALMAYWERETRKLLEKERLGACDKDSEQEDDNPEDIQEEYFTESNSEVSEEAYTEEDDEEEEEEDEEEDEDESEDEEEQNAAAGERPEDGRSSDHIRRKKCNSAKDNEDLLNGHDEKDTDNLSLKSSAIHPCGNPTVIEDALEKVRNNDPDTTEVNLNNIENITSQMLIQFSQALRDNTVVKSFSLANTHADDNVAIAIAGMLKVNQHITSLNIESNFITGKGVLAIMRALQNNKVLTELRFHNQRHIMGSQVEMDIVKLLKENTTLVKLGYHFDLAGPRMTMTSILTRNMDKQRQKRMQEQRQQESGCDGAINPKTKVLQKGTPRSSPYVSPKSSPWSSPKLPKKVPPVKSQPPVPPPPPPPPPPPPPPPPVIPEKKAPTRNIAEVIKEQESSKKALQNGQKKKKGKKSKKHENSILKEIKDSLKSVSDRKSEEGSRPSTRPSTPQRSLHDNLMEAIRASSIKQLRRVEVPEALR, encoded by the exons ATGTCTACCTTTGGCTACAGAAGAGAGCTCAGTAAATATGAGGACATTGATGAAGATGAGCTCCTCGCTTCTCTCACTGAAGaggagctgaaggagctggagcGGGAGCTGGAGGACATAGAGCCCGACCGTAACCTTCCAGTGGGACAACGGCAGAAGAGCCTGACGGAGAAAACACCGACAGGGACTTTCAGCAGAGAAGCACTGATGGCCTATTGGGAGAGGGAGACCAGGAAACTCTTAGAAAAAGAGAGACTGGGTGCGTGTGACAAG GATTCTGAGCAAGAAGACGACAATCCGGAAGACATTCAAGAAGagtatttcacagaaagcaaTAGTGAAGTGTCTGAGGAGGCATATACTGAAGAGGatgatgaagaagaagaagaagaagatgaagaggaggatgaagatgagagtgaggatgaggaagagcaaaatgctgcagctggtgaAAGACCTGAGGATGGCAGGAGTTCTGACCACATCAGACGCAAAAAGTGTAACAGCGCAAAGGACAATGAAGACTTACTCAATGGTCATGATGAAAAAGACACCGACAATCTGAGCTTAAAAAGCAGTGCCATCCACCCTTGTGGAAATCCAACAGTTATTGAGGATGCTTTGGAAAAAGTTAGGAACAACGACCCTGACACCACAGAGGTCAATCTGAACAACATTGAAAACATCACTTCACAGATGCTTATACAATTTTCTCAAGCCCTAAGGGACAACACAGTGGTTAAGTCATTCAGCTTGGCTAACACGCATGCTGATGACAACGTTGCAATAGCTATTGCTGGTATGTTAAAGGTAAATCAGCATATAACTAGTCTGAATATCGAGTCAAATTTTATCACAGGCAAAGGAGTGCTGGCCATCATGAGAGCTTTGCAGAATAACAAGGTTCTAACAGAACTGCGATTCCACAATCAAAGGCACATCATGGGCAGCCAGGTGGAAATGGACATAGTTAAACTGTTGAAAGAGAACACGACTCTGGTCAAGCTTGGATACCACTTTGACCTTGCTGGCCCAAGAATGACCATGACAAGTATCCTGACAAGAAATATGgataaacaaagacaaaagcGTATGCAGGAGCAGCGGCAGCAAGAGTCTGGTTGTGACGGAGCCATCAATCCAAAGACAAAAGTTTTGCAGAAGGGGACGCCTCGATCCTCCCCTTATGTGTCACCCAAGAGCTCACCATGGTCCTCTCCAAAACTCCCTAAGAAAGTGCCACCAGTGAAAAGTCAGCCTCCTGtacccccacctccccctccacccccacctcctcctcctccccctcccccggTTATTCCAGAGAAGAAGGCACCAACCAGGAATATAGCTGAAGTCATCAAAGAGCAAGAAAGCTCAAAAAAAGCCTTACAGaatggacagaaaaagaaaaaaggcaaaaaaagcaaaaaacatgaGAACAGCatattgaaagaaattaaagattctttaaaatcagtttcagaCAGAAAATCAGAGGAAGGTTCACGACCCTCCACCCGTCCTTCCACCCCACAAAGATCTCTCCATGACAACCTTATGGAAGCAATTCGGGCAAGCAGCATAAAGCAATTAAGGCGG GTGGAGGTACCAGAAGCCCTTCGGTGA